From Methylocystis sp. ATCC 49242, one genomic window encodes:
- a CDS encoding patatin-like phospholipase family protein → MLSLLRNYDSTVAEDAQKSMSTTETPGSVATPQQRVDARGGRPRPSGQPLIGLALGAGAARGWSHIGVLRELADQGIYPDVIAGTSIGAVVGGCYAAGRLDQIEAFARSLTRRRVFTLMDLSFSGASLITGERLKVALEQELDGFQIEELPIPFAAVATEVGTGHEIWLQRGPLSLAIRASYALPGIFEPVRVCDRWLFDGALVNPVPVTVCRALGAEFVIAVNVTADTMYRARVIRGDQVAAGKTPDSGPFGGKPDASFVDRILPRYFDRQQGEAPNVATAMIDAFNIIQDRILRSRLAGDPPDATITARMEDIGMFDFHKASQLIDIGRSAAKRALPNIFAHIPIPGASV, encoded by the coding sequence ATGTTATCGCTGCTTCGCAATTACGATTCGACCGTAGCCGAGGACGCGCAGAAGTCCATGTCGACGACTGAAACGCCTGGATCCGTGGCGACGCCGCAGCAACGCGTCGACGCGAGGGGCGGCAGGCCACGGCCGTCGGGGCAGCCGCTGATCGGTCTGGCCCTGGGCGCAGGCGCAGCGCGCGGCTGGTCGCATATCGGCGTGCTTCGCGAACTCGCGGATCAGGGCATTTATCCCGACGTCATCGCCGGCACCTCGATCGGCGCCGTGGTCGGCGGCTGCTATGCCGCCGGCCGGCTCGACCAGATCGAGGCCTTCGCGCGCTCTCTGACGCGCCGTCGCGTCTTCACGCTCATGGATCTGTCCTTCTCGGGGGCGAGCCTCATCACAGGCGAACGGCTGAAGGTGGCTCTGGAACAGGAACTGGACGGGTTCCAGATCGAGGAGCTTCCGATTCCCTTCGCCGCCGTGGCGACGGAAGTCGGCACCGGTCACGAAATCTGGCTTCAGCGCGGACCTCTTTCGCTTGCGATCCGCGCTTCCTACGCGCTCCCCGGCATTTTCGAGCCAGTGCGCGTCTGCGATCGCTGGCTGTTCGATGGAGCGCTGGTCAATCCCGTTCCCGTCACAGTCTGCCGAGCGCTCGGGGCGGAATTCGTCATCGCCGTGAACGTCACGGCGGACACGATGTATCGCGCGCGCGTGATCCGCGGCGATCAGGTCGCCGCCGGAAAGACGCCGGACTCGGGACCGTTCGGCGGGAAGCCCGACGCATCCTTCGTCGATCGCATCCTGCCGCGCTATTTCGATCGCCAACAGGGCGAGGCGCCGAATGTGGCCACGGCGATGATCGACGCATTCAATATCATTCAGGACCGCATCCTGCGCTCACGCCTCGCGGGCGACCCGCCCGACGCGACGATCACCGCGAGGATGGAGGACATCGGAATGTTCGATTTCCACAAGGCGTCGCAACTGATAGATATCGGGCGCTCGGCCGCAAAGCGGGCGCTCCCCAATATCTTCGCGCACATCCCGATACCCGGCGCCTCGGTCTGA
- a CDS encoding rhomboid family intramembrane serine protease has protein sequence MSANREKILNLPGSVTGLIALLAAIQCVTEYGPQQLAIALYDSLAFIPARLSFLIAPQSVIDALAAREALSPGAMEQAALVFAAGPGALLTLLSYAFLHGNWTHFLINALTLAAFGAPVARRFGTRVFLAFLAACAIAGALMHFALHPFDLTPMVGASAAISGTMAAIVRFAFRPGARLGEYAGAVEDGKAAHAPPLSELGENRQAMMFLIAWFAVNLLMGAFPQAAGASEAIAWEAHIGGFLFGLLSFDAFDRAARSAS, from the coding sequence GTGAGCGCCAATCGGGAAAAGATTCTCAACTTGCCGGGTTCGGTGACGGGATTGATCGCGCTTCTCGCCGCAATCCAGTGCGTCACCGAGTATGGGCCGCAGCAGCTCGCCATCGCCTTGTATGACTCGCTCGCCTTCATACCGGCCCGGCTGTCCTTTCTTATTGCGCCACAGAGCGTGATAGACGCCCTGGCTGCGCGGGAAGCGCTTTCGCCCGGCGCGATGGAGCAGGCCGCGCTTGTTTTCGCCGCGGGGCCCGGGGCCTTGCTGACGCTCCTCAGTTACGCTTTCCTCCACGGAAACTGGACCCATTTCCTGATCAATGCGCTCACTCTCGCCGCTTTCGGCGCGCCGGTCGCGCGCCGTTTCGGAACCCGGGTCTTTCTTGCCTTTCTGGCCGCCTGCGCGATTGCCGGCGCGTTGATGCATTTTGCTCTGCACCCATTCGATCTCACGCCAATGGTCGGCGCATCAGCAGCAATTTCCGGAACCATGGCGGCCATTGTGCGTTTCGCATTCAGACCCGGCGCGCGGCTGGGCGAATATGCGGGCGCAGTCGAAGACGGAAAGGCGGCGCATGCGCCGCCGCTTTCGGAATTGGGCGAGAACAGACAGGCGATGATGTTTCTCATCGCGTGGTTTGCTGTAAATCTTCTTATGGGCGCATTTCCACAGGCGGCGGGCGCGAGCGAAGCCATAGCGTGGGAAGCGCATATCGGAGGGTTCCTGTTCGGACTCCTTTCCTTTGACGCCTTCGATCGGGCGGCGCGAAGCGCGAGCTAG
- a CDS encoding CBS domain-containing protein — MTVATILSEKGRHVVTTSPNATLQEIAVELMRHGIGALVIVNDDGAVIGLIGERDLVSAIATGGVDALNEPVSLHMQVNPVSAYENDTVDSTMQTMTLERRRHLPVLREGRLAGLISIGDVVKYRIRVIEEEHRSMREYIAQA, encoded by the coding sequence ATGACGGTCGCTACAATACTCTCAGAAAAAGGTCGCCATGTCGTGACGACGTCGCCAAACGCGACGCTTCAGGAAATCGCCGTGGAATTGATGCGCCACGGCATTGGCGCGCTCGTCATCGTCAATGACGACGGCGCCGTCATCGGGTTGATCGGGGAGCGCGACCTCGTTTCCGCCATCGCCACCGGCGGGGTCGACGCGCTCAACGAGCCGGTTTCCCTGCATATGCAAGTGAACCCGGTCAGCGCTTACGAAAACGACACCGTCGACTCCACGATGCAGACGATGACGCTCGAACGCCGCCGCCATCTTCCCGTGCTCCGGGAAGGGCGGCTGGCCGGGCTCATTTCGATCGGGGACGTCGTGAAATATCGCATCCGCGTGATCGAGGAAGAGCATCGCTCCATGCGCGAATATATTGCGCAGGCGTGA